Proteins encoded in a region of the Roseateles sp. SL47 genome:
- a CDS encoding DMT family transporter → MWIGCLFALAAGLMWGLVFVAPLLLPDYPAALLTAGRYLAFGLIAVPLALLDRCELARLSRADWWSACRLSAVGNFLYYLTLSAAIQRAGGPLPTMLIGTLPVVIALCSNRRNAVRDGHYRWRQLAPALLLIAAGIACVNQVEQAAVAVGDRARYLQGALLAVVAVACWTWYPIRNADWLRTHTDRSPRAWATAQGLVTLPMALLAFLAIGVLQGAGVAVLPVDFAMPAGPRPWAYIGLMLAVGLLASWLGTLCWNEASQRLPTALVGQLIVFETLSALAYAQVLRGEWSSPLSVAGVLLLVGGVCWALRLKTVRPERAAPGA, encoded by the coding sequence ATGTGGATCGGATGTCTGTTTGCGCTGGCGGCTGGGCTGATGTGGGGCCTGGTGTTTGTGGCGCCCCTGCTGTTGCCGGATTACCCGGCGGCCCTGCTCACGGCCGGGCGCTACCTGGCGTTTGGTTTGATCGCCGTGCCGCTGGCCCTGTTGGACCGGTGCGAACTTGCCCGGCTCAGCCGGGCTGACTGGTGGTCCGCCTGCCGCCTCAGCGCCGTCGGAAACTTTCTCTACTACCTGACGCTGTCCGCCGCCATCCAGCGCGCTGGGGGCCCGTTGCCGACGATGCTGATCGGCACCTTGCCGGTGGTGATTGCGCTGTGTTCAAACCGGCGCAACGCCGTTCGGGATGGCCACTACCGCTGGCGGCAACTGGCACCCGCGTTGCTGCTGATCGCCGCAGGCATCGCCTGTGTGAATCAGGTGGAGCAGGCGGCGGTGGCCGTGGGCGACCGCGCCCGATATCTGCAAGGGGCCTTGTTGGCCGTGGTGGCCGTGGCCTGCTGGACCTGGTACCCCATCCGCAATGCGGACTGGTTGCGCACCCACACGGACCGCAGCCCCCGCGCCTGGGCCACGGCACAGGGCCTGGTGACACTGCCGATGGCGCTGCTGGCCTTCCTGGCGATCGGGGTGTTGCAAGGAGCCGGCGTGGCGGTGTTGCCTGTGGACTTTGCGATGCCGGCCGGGCCCCGGCCCTGGGCTTACATCGGGCTGATGCTGGCAGTCGGGCTGCTGGCCTCCTGGCTGGGCACCCTGTGCTGGAATGAGGCCAGCCAGCGCCTGCCGACCGCCCTGGTCGGGCAGTTGATCGTGTTTGAAACGCTGTCGGCGCTGGCTTATGCGCAAGTGCTGCGGGGCGAGTGGTCCAGCCCGTTGTCGGTGGCGGGGGTGCTGCTGCTGGTGGGTGGGGTCTGCTGGGCGCTGAGGCTGAAGACGGTGCGGCCCGAGCGGGCGGCGCCAGGGGCGTAA
- a CDS encoding AraC family transcriptional regulator: MPPSFEHAEDQAEYRRPAHREGVELYHAHILRHSFDPHTHEAYGLGAITEGVGRFRWRGGEHLAPSATLMLMNPEDIHTGEAATPQAWGYRMVYLDEALLSRLYGGPAWRFDAAVAFDAAAATRAAALIATLWQAREPLAFDSALLELVQSLSRHARRAPVHRDGATPRFQGVIDYMRAHLDQSLDTGTLAAVAGLSPFHFLRSFKAHHHATPQQALMALRLNEAKRLLARGEAPAGVAAAVGLTDQAHLTRNFACRYGVTPARYQQQLGTRPRR, encoded by the coding sequence ATGCCGCCCTCATTCGAGCATGCCGAAGACCAGGCCGAGTACCGCCGCCCTGCCCACCGCGAGGGGGTGGAGCTCTACCATGCCCACATCCTTCGCCACAGTTTCGACCCCCACACCCATGAAGCCTACGGGCTGGGTGCCATCACCGAGGGTGTCGGGCGCTTTCGCTGGCGCGGCGGTGAGCATCTCGCGCCCAGCGCGACGCTGATGCTGATGAATCCGGAGGACATCCACACCGGGGAGGCCGCCACACCGCAGGCCTGGGGCTACCGCATGGTCTATCTGGATGAAGCGCTGCTCAGCCGCTTGTATGGCGGCCCTGCCTGGCGATTTGATGCCGCCGTGGCGTTTGACGCCGCCGCAGCCACCCGGGCGGCCGCACTGATCGCCACGCTGTGGCAGGCCCGCGAGCCGCTGGCCTTCGACAGTGCCCTGCTGGAACTGGTGCAGAGCCTGAGCCGCCACGCGCGTCGTGCGCCGGTGCATCGGGACGGCGCCACGCCGCGTTTCCAGGGCGTGATCGACTACATGCGGGCCCATCTCGATCAGAGCCTGGATACCGGCACCCTGGCCGCCGTGGCCGGCCTCAGCCCGTTTCATTTCCTGCGCAGCTTCAAGGCCCATCACCACGCCACGCCGCAGCAGGCCTTGATGGCGCTTCGGCTCAATGAAGCCAAGCGGCTGCTGGCGCGTGGGGAGGCCCCCGCTGGGGTGGCCGCCGCCGTCGGCCTGACCGACCAGGCCCATCTCACCCGCAACTTTGCCTGCCGCTACGGCGTCACTCCCGCCCGCTATCAGCAGCAATTGGGTACAAGACCGCGCCGCTGA
- a CDS encoding AraC family transcriptional regulator, translated as MSEALALLRSSLPAGTPPHYGADTAFIPWAYQGALLAELAHSRGLAVQEWLTPLGLSPGQMLSPRQLLSMLAALQGHARDVGFVLGQLSLPGHYGLASQALQQATDLRHALRVLCAYAARLSPLLTPRLLETGDELLLVWTEACGAPPALQPLLVDMQMTAVVALAHWLGGQPLRWRFSFNRTRPRELSQHAAYLGTDLQFGCQVDAMRLPLAEALQAWPAAARPSAMAANALAQGADPQALWRGQLAALDDHLLLSLGEVPTLDACARRFNISPATLKRQLALSGTHYQAQLDQVRAQAALYLMALHGQRGEAVARSLGFHDKSNFRRSFRRWTGMTPGML; from the coding sequence GTGAGCGAGGCCCTGGCGCTGCTGCGCAGCAGCTTGCCCGCCGGGACGCCGCCGCATTACGGCGCGGACACCGCCTTTATCCCGTGGGCCTACCAGGGGGCGCTGCTGGCTGAATTGGCCCACAGCCGCGGGTTGGCGGTGCAGGAGTGGCTGACCCCGCTGGGCCTGTCTCCCGGGCAGATGCTCTCGCCGCGCCAGTTGCTGAGCATGTTGGCCGCGTTGCAGGGGCACGCGCGTGATGTCGGTTTTGTGCTGGGCCAGCTCAGCTTGCCGGGTCACTATGGGCTGGCCAGCCAGGCCCTTCAGCAGGCCACCGATCTGCGTCATGCCCTGCGGGTGCTGTGTGCCTATGCGGCCCGCCTGTCGCCGCTGTTGACGCCCCGTCTGCTGGAAACCGGCGATGAGCTGCTGCTGGTCTGGACCGAAGCCTGCGGCGCACCACCGGCGCTGCAACCGTTGCTGGTGGACATGCAGATGACCGCTGTTGTTGCACTGGCGCATTGGCTGGGTGGGCAGCCGCTGCGCTGGCGTTTCAGTTTCAACCGCACGCGGCCGCGGGAGCTGTCGCAGCATGCGGCCTATCTCGGCACCGACCTGCAGTTTGGCTGCCAGGTGGACGCCATGCGGCTGCCGCTGGCGGAGGCGCTGCAAGCGTGGCCGGCTGCGGCGAGGCCGTCGGCCATGGCGGCCAATGCGCTGGCGCAGGGGGCGGACCCACAGGCCCTGTGGCGGGGCCAACTGGCGGCCCTGGATGACCATCTGCTGTTGTCGCTGGGCGAGGTGCCCACCTTGGACGCTTGCGCACGCCGTTTCAACATCAGCCCCGCCACGCTGAAGCGCCAACTGGCCCTGTCGGGCACGCACTACCAGGCGCAACTGGATCAGGTCCGTGCCCAGGCCGCGCTCTACCTGATGGCCCTGCACGGGCAGCGAGGCGAGGCCGTCGCCCGCTCGTTGGGATTCCATGACAAGAGCAACTTCCGCCGCTCGTTCCGGCGCTGGACGGGAATGACACCGGGGATGCTCTAG
- a CDS encoding GGDEF domain-containing protein, whose translation MKLVLPRPPLVLAPVAGSRHFGHALMLVMCGITWLFAHWAVAKPVAIWRWIDILSEGLVVALLSLWLVQLRASRPAGRVTTWLCLGLAGMLMGGWADLMDEFWKLPRDYTLLLGMESSFHLVGMIALTWGLHLWRQEQLALNAMRSGRERAYREHDQIDRLTQLGDGAYLLDQLRRQQHSGEPATLVMLGWADLPALSRQHGLAEADRLLQATGPLLLLQLRPGDLLCRYAADRFVALLPAADRTMADDLLAALSAHVHPCADGRTRVRLESCMAHAPLGRSEDAEVQLLRLVEQLR comes from the coding sequence ATGAAACTCGTGCTGCCGCGTCCGCCGCTCGTGCTCGCCCCGGTGGCGGGATCGCGCCATTTTGGTCACGCGCTGATGCTGGTGATGTGCGGCATCACCTGGCTGTTTGCACATTGGGCGGTTGCCAAGCCGGTGGCGATCTGGCGGTGGATCGACATTCTCAGCGAAGGGCTGGTGGTGGCGCTGTTGTCGCTCTGGCTGGTGCAGTTGCGGGCCAGCCGGCCGGCGGGCCGGGTCACCACCTGGCTGTGTCTGGGGCTGGCCGGCATGCTGATGGGCGGCTGGGCCGACCTGATGGATGAGTTCTGGAAGCTGCCGCGTGATTACACGCTGCTGCTGGGCATGGAATCCAGCTTCCACCTGGTGGGCATGATCGCCCTGACCTGGGGCCTGCATCTGTGGCGTCAGGAGCAACTGGCGCTCAATGCCATGCGTAGCGGCCGGGAGCGGGCCTACCGGGAGCATGACCAGATCGACCGCCTCACCCAGCTCGGTGATGGCGCCTATCTGCTGGACCAGCTGCGCCGGCAGCAGCACAGCGGGGAGCCTGCCACGCTGGTGATGCTGGGGTGGGCGGATCTGCCCGCACTCTCCCGTCAACACGGATTGGCCGAGGCGGACCGGCTGCTGCAGGCCACCGGCCCACTGCTGTTGCTGCAACTGCGGCCGGGGGACCTGCTGTGCCGCTACGCCGCCGACCGCTTTGTGGCGCTGCTGCCCGCTGCCGACCGCACCATGGCGGACGATCTGCTGGCCGCTCTGTCCGCCCATGTGCACCCCTGCGCCGATGGGCGGACCCGGGTACGGCTTGAGTCGTGCATGGCCCACGCGCCACTGGGCCGCTCGGAAGATGCCGAAGTTCAGCTTCTGCGCCTGGTGGAGCAACTGCGGTGA
- a CDS encoding TonB-dependent receptor: MRTPPRPTLLALCLSSLWLPPALAQQSGPAAAAPATAASAAATGSSASAAGSRTPASTAASTSASTSVSAAAAPSTAASGAAGTHNPQKLETVVTVGQAAALRSAVDKQASASGIVNVVHADGIGQLPDNNAAEALARLPGVSVERDQGEGRFIRVRGLGPDYNMVTINGAVAPASQSDKRAPGLDLVPAGLIRSLEVDKTLMPEQDANSLGGTVTVRTLSAFDQPGRLFTLEAGGNYDANAGKTRPRGSVAFADRFAGGTLGLAVAVSADQRRFASDNVETGGDWDGGKLNSFELRRYEITRERVGAALNLDYRPDASNLFYLRSFSSRFTDQENRQSMKVEFDEAQAPGETGDGTVSRGLKQRREVNKSSAVVLGTELTRGVWKAWGEVGAGRASEDKPDTLSSSSFTADFSGLGYTSTVRTMPTSVAGLNDAANYSFNKAKMEQSHATDEVRHAKVDLQRELEIAGWDVDLKAGLKATRRDKDNEQEVFAPTAKALKKAPYSLTSSQLKLGNFLTGGSVDYPWTSFGPAIDAGKLRALYAGSLQDFRDDVDSEVNDYRMRERTDAGYLQAKIEQGGTQWIAGVRGERVRFEADGMSSADDTLTPTHTSNSTHRWLPALLLRQQMSADTVLRAAITHSMVRPSFDQLSPGVTIDGDEATLGNPQLKPLRSRNLDLGVERRLGRDGAVSAYVFHKQIRNFAFQTDLAGTAGWEGFSHVETFANGGNATVRGLELSWSQALSTLPAPWNGLVVGANGSFVRSRATIGGYDSGVYTERRIALPSQSDRSINLSLGWESPAFAARLALNHKSPYLLEVGDVLDASQDRRVDTQNQLDASMRIRLAKGLDLHLEALNLSNERYYVYQGDKAHNVQYERYGRAYKVSVKLAMF; the protein is encoded by the coding sequence ATGCGCACCCCGCCTCGCCCTACCCTGCTCGCCCTGTGCCTCTCCAGCCTGTGGCTGCCACCGGCCCTGGCCCAACAGTCCGGCCCGGCTGCGGCTGCGCCGGCCACGGCAGCGTCTGCGGCTGCCACTGGAAGTTCCGCTTCGGCTGCCGGTTCGAGAACTCCGGCATCCACTGCGGCTTCCACTTCGGCTTCCACTTCGGTGTCAGCGGCTGCCGCCCCCTCCACAGCCGCGTCCGGTGCGGCCGGCACCCACAATCCGCAGAAACTCGAAACGGTCGTGACCGTCGGCCAGGCTGCCGCCCTGCGCTCGGCGGTGGACAAGCAGGCGTCCGCCAGCGGCATCGTCAACGTCGTGCATGCCGACGGCATCGGCCAACTGCCGGACAACAATGCCGCCGAAGCGCTGGCCCGTCTGCCGGGCGTGTCGGTGGAACGTGATCAGGGCGAAGGCCGATTCATCCGGGTGCGCGGCCTGGGGCCCGACTACAACATGGTCACCATCAACGGTGCCGTGGCACCGGCCTCGCAATCGGACAAGCGCGCACCCGGGCTGGACCTGGTACCCGCTGGCCTGATCCGCTCGCTGGAGGTCGACAAGACGCTGATGCCGGAGCAGGACGCCAACTCACTGGGCGGCACCGTCACGGTCCGCACGCTGAGCGCATTTGACCAACCGGGCCGCCTCTTCACCCTGGAGGCTGGAGGCAACTACGACGCCAATGCCGGCAAGACCCGTCCCCGTGGATCGGTGGCTTTTGCCGACCGCTTCGCCGGTGGCACGCTGGGCCTGGCCGTGGCCGTCTCCGCCGACCAGCGCCGCTTCGCCAGCGACAACGTCGAGACCGGCGGCGACTGGGACGGCGGCAAGCTCAACAGCTTTGAGCTGCGTCGTTACGAGATCACCCGTGAGCGCGTGGGCGCTGCGCTGAACCTGGACTATCGTCCGGACGCGTCCAACCTCTTCTACCTGCGCAGCTTCAGCAGCCGCTTCACCGATCAGGAAAACCGCCAGTCGATGAAAGTGGAATTCGACGAGGCGCAAGCGCCCGGGGAGACCGGCGACGGCACCGTCAGCCGTGGCCTCAAGCAACGTCGGGAGGTCAACAAGTCGTCGGCCGTGGTGCTGGGGACCGAGCTGACACGCGGCGTGTGGAAAGCCTGGGGTGAAGTGGGTGCTGGCCGCGCCAGCGAAGACAAGCCGGACACGCTCAGTTCGTCGTCCTTCACGGCGGATTTTTCCGGGTTGGGTTACACCAGCACCGTACGCACGATGCCCACCTCGGTGGCGGGCCTCAACGACGCCGCCAACTACAGCTTCAACAAGGCCAAGATGGAGCAGAGCCACGCCACCGACGAGGTGCGGCATGCCAAGGTGGATCTGCAGCGGGAGCTGGAGATTGCCGGCTGGGACGTCGATCTCAAGGCCGGCCTGAAGGCCACCCGGCGTGACAAGGACAATGAGCAGGAGGTGTTTGCCCCCACCGCCAAGGCACTGAAGAAGGCGCCCTACAGCCTGACCTCGTCGCAACTCAAGCTGGGCAACTTCCTCACTGGCGGCTCGGTGGACTACCCCTGGACCTCCTTCGGGCCGGCCATCGATGCGGGCAAGCTGCGCGCACTGTATGCCGGTTCGCTGCAGGACTTCCGCGATGACGTTGATTCCGAAGTCAACGACTACCGCATGCGCGAGCGCACTGACGCTGGTTATCTGCAGGCGAAGATCGAGCAAGGCGGCACGCAGTGGATTGCGGGCGTGCGGGGTGAACGGGTGCGCTTCGAAGCGGACGGCATGTCCTCCGCCGATGACACCTTGACGCCCACCCACACCAGCAACAGCACCCATCGCTGGCTGCCCGCCCTGCTGCTGCGCCAGCAGATGAGCGCGGACACGGTGCTGCGGGCAGCCATCACTCACAGCATGGTGCGGCCGTCGTTTGACCAGCTCAGCCCTGGCGTGACCATCGACGGCGATGAGGCCACCCTGGGCAACCCGCAGCTCAAGCCGCTGCGCTCACGCAACCTGGACCTGGGCGTGGAGCGGCGGCTGGGCCGTGATGGTGCGGTGTCGGCCTATGTCTTCCACAAGCAGATCCGCAATTTCGCATTCCAGACGGATCTGGCGGGCACGGCGGGTTGGGAAGGCTTCAGCCATGTGGAGACCTTTGCCAATGGCGGCAATGCCACCGTGCGCGGGCTGGAACTGTCCTGGAGCCAGGCGCTGAGCACCCTGCCGGCGCCGTGGAACGGGCTGGTGGTGGGGGCCAATGGCAGCTTTGTTCGCTCACGCGCCACCATCGGCGGTTACGACAGCGGTGTGTATACCGAGCGCCGCATCGCCTTGCCCAGCCAGTCGGACCGCAGCATCAACCTCAGCCTCGGCTGGGAATCGCCGGCATTTGCCGCCCGCCTGGCACTCAATCACAAGTCGCCGTATCTGCTGGAGGTGGGCGATGTGCTGGACGCGTCGCAGGACCGGCGCGTGGACACCCAGAACCAATTGGATGCCTCGATGCGCATCCGCCTGGCCAAGGGCTTGGACCTGCATCTGGAAGCCCTCAATCTGAGCAATGAGCGTTACTACGTCTACCAGGGCGACAAGGCGCACAACGTGCAGTACGAGCGCTACGGCCGGGCTTACAAGGTCAGCGTGAAGCTGGCGATGTTCTAA
- a CDS encoding phytase, whose translation MSDIKSSIMNRRSAPRGPWILATTVTAVALALPSAGGAQTLELAKSGLRLLDGQGQVKAEMPMRAKRWDQRRLPDGRTVALVQDADSGALRLIEAQQGQLTERRRWEGPSFNVEALCLYRPPAQPLLQAFVLGDDGIGEQWLVDDSAVSTSPSPVMRRLASVPDAKGCTVRDEESRLYVAEAGVGLWAQSADAERHERRLVAPGLAPADLGLWLSAHAAEPAPSIPVVVPSAQTTPVRGSGDAADDPAIWVNGPQPSASRILGTDKKLGLAVYDLQGRETQFLPVGRVNNVDLRQGLQYGGQRWDLAVASQRDRRTVVLFEINRQGQVKPVAELPTGLEEVYGICSGRNPAGGLDVFVNDKDGRVQQLRVTREAQAWRGESVAQFKLETQPEGCVVDEAGRQLFIGEEKRGIWRVALEADGRMGPARMVLPVGDWLTADVEGMAVHRSAKGAWLVVSAQGSDSFVVLGADAPHAVKGRFRVGVNAERGIDAVSETDGLDVTTANLGGVYGEGLLVVQDGHKRWPSGRQNFKLVPWAEVMRVMK comes from the coding sequence ATGAGCGACATCAAGAGCAGCATCATGAACAGAAGGAGCGCCCCGCGTGGCCCATGGATCCTGGCAACAACGGTGACGGCAGTCGCGTTGGCGCTGCCCTCCGCCGGAGGGGCACAGACACTGGAACTCGCCAAGTCCGGGTTGCGGCTGCTGGACGGCCAGGGGCAGGTGAAGGCGGAGATGCCGATGCGGGCCAAGCGATGGGATCAACGCCGCCTGCCTGACGGCCGCACCGTCGCGCTGGTGCAGGACGCCGACAGCGGGGCGCTGCGCCTGATCGAGGCGCAGCAGGGGCAGTTGACCGAGCGCCGTCGCTGGGAAGGCCCGTCGTTCAACGTGGAGGCCTTGTGCCTGTATCGGCCGCCGGCCCAGCCGCTGCTTCAAGCCTTTGTGCTGGGGGATGACGGCATCGGGGAGCAGTGGCTGGTGGATGACTCGGCGGTGTCCACGTCTCCCTCACCGGTGATGCGTCGGCTGGCCAGCGTGCCGGACGCCAAGGGCTGCACGGTACGGGATGAAGAAAGCCGCCTGTATGTGGCCGAGGCCGGGGTGGGCCTGTGGGCGCAGAGCGCTGATGCGGAGCGGCATGAGCGGCGCCTGGTCGCGCCCGGGCTGGCGCCTGCGGACCTGGGCTTGTGGCTCTCGGCCCATGCGGCCGAACCGGCGCCCAGCATCCCGGTGGTGGTGCCCAGCGCCCAGACGACGCCGGTGCGCGGTAGCGGCGATGCGGCGGATGATCCGGCGATCTGGGTGAATGGTCCGCAGCCATCCGCCAGCCGCATCCTGGGCACCGACAAAAAACTGGGCCTGGCGGTGTATGACCTGCAGGGACGAGAGACTCAGTTCCTGCCCGTGGGCCGTGTGAACAATGTCGACCTGCGCCAGGGCCTGCAGTACGGCGGCCAGCGCTGGGATCTGGCCGTGGCGTCCCAGCGGGATCGTCGCACCGTGGTGCTGTTCGAGATCAATCGTCAGGGTCAGGTCAAGCCGGTGGCGGAATTGCCGACCGGGCTGGAAGAGGTCTATGGCATCTGCAGCGGCCGCAACCCTGCGGGCGGGCTGGATGTGTTCGTGAATGACAAGGACGGGCGGGTGCAGCAACTGCGGGTGACGCGGGAGGCCCAAGCGTGGCGCGGCGAATCCGTGGCGCAGTTCAAGCTGGAGACCCAACCGGAAGGCTGCGTGGTGGACGAAGCGGGCCGGCAACTCTTCATCGGCGAGGAGAAGCGGGGCATCTGGCGGGTGGCGCTGGAAGCGGACGGCCGCATGGGGCCGGCCCGCATGGTGCTCCCGGTGGGCGACTGGCTGACGGCGGACGTGGAAGGCATGGCCGTACACCGCAGCGCCAAGGGCGCCTGGCTGGTGGTGTCCGCCCAGGGCAGCGACAGTTTCGTGGTGCTGGGGGCGGACGCGCCGCACGCGGTGAAGGGCCGGTTCCGGGTGGGGGTGAATGCCGAGCGCGGCATTGACGCTGTGTCGGAAACCGACGGGCTGGATGTCACCACGGCCAACCTCGGCGGGGTCTACGGCGAGGGCCTGCTGGTGGTGCAAGACGGCCACAAGCGGTGGCCGTCTGGGCGGCAGAACTTCAAGCTGGTGCCGTGGGCGGAGGTGATGCGGGTGATGAAATAG
- a CDS encoding diguanylate cyclase domain-containing protein, which translates to MSSFSSPVMAGPAQAGASDTQVAKPPRQAPQLSIPRVDSVGEFGLMITRQLSQCRRYGAKLAVMWLEAQAVEAVDPASPYDLQASLMTAVGRRLRSRVRGTDTVLQVGEGSFGVLLIDAGAPEAELVRVRLHHALAGSYGVGEGQVMHVRLQIGASASPEGGTRAAELAQLARADLQARAG; encoded by the coding sequence ATGAGTTCGTTCAGTTCCCCCGTCATGGCCGGTCCGGCGCAGGCGGGCGCGTCAGACACCCAGGTGGCCAAGCCACCGCGCCAGGCTCCACAACTGAGCATCCCGCGGGTGGATTCCGTGGGCGAATTCGGGCTGATGATCACTCGCCAGTTGTCACAGTGCCGGCGGTATGGCGCCAAGCTGGCGGTGATGTGGCTGGAGGCGCAGGCCGTGGAGGCGGTGGACCCGGCCTCTCCCTACGACCTGCAAGCGAGCCTGATGACGGCCGTGGGGCGCCGCCTGCGCAGCCGCGTACGTGGCACGGATACGGTACTGCAGGTGGGGGAGGGCAGCTTTGGTGTGCTGTTGATCGATGCCGGCGCGCCCGAGGCGGAACTGGTGAGGGTGCGCCTGCACCATGCTCTGGCGGGCTCGTATGGCGTGGGAGAGGGCCAGGTCATGCATGTGCGCCTGCAGATTGGCGCCTCCGCCTCACCCGAAGGTGGTACCCGTGCAGCTGAATTGGCGCAGTTGGCCCGCGCAGATTTGCAGGCCAGAGCGGGGTGA
- a CDS encoding ECF-type sigma factor — protein sequence MTDITQLLQAAGQGDRQAADQVVSQLYGELQRLARQRMRMSGGVTLLDTTALVHEAWLRLAGAQAKTFPDRRHFLAYAARVMRNVVIDVVRARRAERRGGDQPELTLNTAVVEMGPQSDDNILRIHEALDELAGVEPRLAQVVEMRYFGGLLEQEIAEALGVTERTVQRDWQKARLFLSISLKD from the coding sequence ATGACTGACATCACCCAACTGCTGCAAGCTGCTGGCCAAGGCGACCGCCAGGCCGCCGACCAGGTGGTGTCACAGCTGTATGGGGAGTTGCAGCGGCTGGCGAGGCAGCGCATGCGGATGTCCGGAGGGGTGACGCTGCTGGACACCACGGCGCTGGTGCACGAGGCCTGGTTGAGGTTGGCGGGTGCGCAAGCCAAGACCTTTCCGGACCGGCGTCACTTCCTGGCATACGCCGCACGGGTGATGCGCAACGTGGTGATTGACGTCGTGCGTGCGCGACGAGCTGAGCGCCGCGGTGGCGACCAACCGGAGCTGACGCTCAACACGGCGGTCGTGGAGATGGGTCCGCAATCGGACGACAACATTCTGCGCATTCATGAAGCGCTGGATGAACTCGCAGGCGTGGAACCCCGATTGGCTCAAGTGGTGGAGATGCGCTACTTTGGCGGATTGCTGGAGCAAGAAATTGCTGAAGCGCTTGGCGTGACAGAACGCACGGTGCAACGGGATTGGCAGAAGGCAAGGCTGTTTCTCTCCATCAGCCTGAAAGATTAA